In one window of Tachypleus tridentatus isolate NWPU-2018 chromosome 2, ASM421037v1, whole genome shotgun sequence DNA:
- the LOC143245249 gene encoding cilia- and flagella-associated protein 157-like, protein MPPKKKGTSGKRPRKPLGSAKSKQEELSEVDREIYTIQIKDLSSKLERQREECRNLFASNEEYQYQYEKEVEEKQDIVEFLKKALQERAVEVAELQDRLIGLQQTHDSEKESYEKKITEMEADFKKTNENLTAENLTLSSKLSALEEFRMQRDEMTKRLKELEAKLEEEERKHSETLSELERKAIIDNDRLRKEMVQKVSEVASEFRKVSNKQVADTVKRAIKDTVHMTKELNKASEKTQILFEENSKLQKELRDLNQQLQVLQDTESGFANKVVAQQKVITLLKKKCEDYENLTAETKMLEQLNTQLRTEITAQNQQVKEKEETIIKLNMENDEIKNELENLDTKLAQSEEMKNQLVGVITDTAQALRSGIIRKPQEEEETPERVLLLNQLLILLDRATELNVEELHMMPDDELASQTSFQGWFPEETFLKYQAGCLGFIPSVKRVSSGTPTGENNQSESSSKDCSKSICTEELSKQDLQMSNFYEI, encoded by the exons ACAAAGAGAAGAGTGTAGAAATTTATTTGCTTCTAATGAGGAATACCAGTATCAGTATGAAAAGGAAGTTGAAGAAAAACAAGATATTGTTGAGTTCTTGAAAAAGGCTTTGCAAGAGAGAGCCGTGGAAGTGGCAGAGCTTCAGGATCGTTTGATTGGACTTCAACAAACTCATGACTCCGAGAAGGAATcatatgagaaaaaaataacagaaatggaGGCAGACTTTAAAAAGACAAATGAAAACCTTACAGCTGAGAATCTCACTTTAA GTAGTAAACTATCGGCTTTAGAAGAGTTCAGAATGCAAAGGGATGAAATGACAAAAAGACTGAAAGAACTTGAGGCAAAGCTTGAAGAAGAAGAGAGAAAACATTCTGAAACACTTAGTGAACTGGAACGTAAAGCCATTATTGACAATGACAG ATTAAGGAAAGAAATGGTTCAGAAAGTTTCAGAGGTTGCTTCAGAATTTCGCAAAGTTTCTAACAAACAAGTGGCTGACACAGTTAAGAGAGCCATCAAAGATACAGTTCATATGACTAAGGAACTGAACAAGGCATCTGAAAAAACCCAAATACTATTTGAAGAAAACAGTAAACTACAGAAAGAACTCAGAGACCTTAACCAACAACTGCAGGTTTTACAAGATACGGAATCTGGATTTGCCAACAAAGTTGTAGCTCAACAAAAA GTTATCACGTTATTAAAGAAGAAGTGTGAAGATTATGAGAATCTAACTGCTGAGACAAAGATGCTGGAACAGCTAAACACACAGTTAAGAACAGAAATTACTGCTCAGAATCAACAG GTGAAAGAGAAAGAAGAAACAATAATCaaactaaatatggaaaatgaTGAGATTAAGAATGAACTGGAAAATCTTGATACAAAACTTGCACaaagtgaagaaatgaaaaatcaGTTAGTTGGGGTTATCACTGATACTGCACAAGCTTTAAGATCTGGAATTATA AGAAAACCTCAAGAGGAAGAAGAAACTCCAGAGAGGGTGCTTTTACTTAACCAACTCCTAATATTATTAGATAGAGCCACAGAGCTAAATGTAGAAGAACTTCATATGATGCCAGATGATGAATTGGCATCACAAACAAGTTTTCAAGG ATGGTTTCCAGAAGAAACTTTTCTTAAATATCAGGCCGGATGCTTAGGTTTCATTCCCAGTGTCAAACGTGTTTCTAGTGGAACACCTACTGGAGAAAATAACCAGAGTGAG agttCATCTAAAGATTGTAGCAAATCCATCTGTACAGAAGAATTAAGTAAACAAGATTTACAAATGtcaaatttttatgaaatatga